One Alligator mississippiensis isolate rAllMis1 chromosome 12, rAllMis1, whole genome shotgun sequence DNA window includes the following coding sequences:
- the DAG1 gene encoding dystroglycan 1, producing MTVGFLLLPPLLGRTLLTALLMAAYVQCHWPSEPSEVQDWENQLEASMHSVLSDLRETIPAVVGIPDSSAVVGRFFRATIPTDLIASNGEMVQISEAGKDSLPSWLHWEADSSTLEGLPLDTDKGVHYISVNAMQLVPNGSYVPQNANVFSIEVHPEDHNEPQSVRVASQDLNEGIPFVCGAEEPVTILTVILDADLTKMTPKQRIELLNRMRSFSEVELHHMKLVPVVNNRLFDMSAFMAGPGNAKKVVENGALLSWKLGCSLSQNSVPNISSVEAPAKEGTMSAHLGYPVVGWHIANKKPHLPKRIRRQINATPTPVTAIGPPTTAIQEPPTRIIPTPTSPAIAPPTETTAPPVREPVPLPRKPTVTIRTRGPIVQTPTLAPTQPTRLIETTTAVTGQIRPTMTSYVEPTAVVTPPTTTKRPRVTTLKPATPSTTDSSTATTRRPTRRPKTPRPTKPSGTTRTPITKLETSSPPTRVRTTTSGIPHVWEPNEPPKLTNHIDRVDAWEGTYFEVKIPSDTFYDKEDTTTDKLQLTLKLKEQQMIEENSWVQFNSTSQLMYGLPDHSHIGKHEYFMYATDKGGLSAVDAFEIHVHKKPHGEKSPVKFKARFHGDHNTVANDISKKILLVKKLAFAFGDRNSSTITLQNITKGSILVEWTNNTLPLEPCPKEQIKAMSKKIADESGSPSPAFSNALDPEFKPINISVVGSGSCKSFQFIPVTGDGRIISEATPTLAAGKDPEKSSEDDVYLHTVIPAVVVAAILLIAGIIAMICYRKKRKGKLTIEDQATFIKKGVPIIFADELDDSKPPPSSSMPLILQEEKAPLPPPEYPNQSMPETTPLNQDTIGEYTPLRDEDPNAPPYQPPPPFTAPMEGKGSRPKNMTPYRSPPPYVPP from the exons ATGACTGTTGGATTTttactgctgccccctctgctgggGAGGACTTTGCTTACAGCATTACTGATGGCTGCCTATGTTCAATGCCATTGGCCCAGTGAGCCCTCAGAAGTACAGGACTGGGAAAACCAGTTAGAGGCCTCTATGCATTCTGTGCTATCAGATCTCCGAGAGACTatcccagcagtggtggggattCCAGACAGCTCTGCTGTGGTAGGCCGCTTCTTCAGAGCCACCATCCCAACAGATTTAATTGCTTCCAATGGAGAAATGGTTCAG ATTTCTGAAGCTGGGAAAGACTCCTTGCCTTCTTGGTTGCATTGGGAAGCAGACAGTAGCACCTTGGAAGGTCTCCCCCTTGATACTGACAAAGGTGTTCATTATATCTCAGTGAATGCAATGCAGCTTGTACCCAATGGAAGTTATGTGCCCCAAAATGCAAATGTCTTTTCCATTGAGGTTCATCCTGAAGACCACAATGAGCCCCAGTCAGTGCGAGTAGCTTCCCAAGACTTGAATGAGGGAATACCGTTTGTATGTGGTGCAGAGGAGCCAGTAACTATCCTGACTGTAATTTTGGATGCTGACTTAACAAAAATGACACCAAAGCAGAGGATTGAACTTCTAAACCGAATGAGAAGCTTCTCAGAGGTGGAACTTCACCACATGAAGTTGGTTCCTGTTGTAAATAATAGACTCTTTGATATGTCAGCTTTCATGGCCGGTCCAGGAAATGCAAAGAAGGTGGTGGAAAATGGGGCCTTACTTTCCTGGAAATTAGGATGCTCTTTGAGCCAAAATAGTGTCCCTAACATCAGCAGTGTTGAAGCTCCAGCTAAGGAAGGGACAATGTCTGCCCATCTTGGCTACCCTGTTGTCGGCTGGCACATCGCTAACAAGAAACCTCATCTCCCCAAAAGGATAAGGCGGCAGATCAATGCTACTCCTACACCTGTCACtgccattggcccacccaccactgccatcCAGGAACCACCAACCAGAATCattcccacccccacatccccagCCATTGCACCTCCCACAGAAACAACAGCTCCTCCAGTCAGAGAACCTGTACCATTGCCAAGGAAACCTACAGTTACAATTAGAACAAGAGGACCTATTGTTCAGACACCAACTCTAGCACCAACTCAGCCAACCAGATTAATAGAAACTACCACTGCAGTCACTGGGCAGATTCGTCCAACAATGACCAGTTATGTAGAGCCTACTGCTGTGGTTACACCTCCTACAACCACCAAGAGACCAAGAGTCACCACCCTGAAACCAGCCACCCCTTCAACCACAGATTCCTCTACAGCAACAACACGAAGGCCTACACGAAGACCCAAAACTCCACGACCTACCAAGCCTTCTGGCACAACCAGAACACCAATAACTAAGCTGGAAACCTCCTCCCCACCAACCCGTGTACGCACCACTACTAGTGGGATTCCCCATGTGTGGGAACCAAATGAGCCACCAAAGCTGACAAACCACATTGATAGGGTGGATGCATGGGAAGGCACTTACTTTGAGGTCAAAATACCTTCTGATACTTTCTATGATAAAGAAGATACCACTACAGATAAACTACAATTGACTCTGAAACTGAAGGAGCAGCAAATGATTGAAGAAAACTCTTGGGTCCAATTCAATAGCACTAGTCAGCTGATGTATGGTCTGCCTGATCACAGCCACATAGGGAAGCATGAGTATTTTATGTATGCCACAGACAAAGGTGGCCTCTCTGCTGTGGATGCTTTTGAAATACATGTCCACAAAAAGCCGCATGGGGAAAAGTCTCCAGTTAAATTTAAAGCCAGATTCCATGGAGACCACAATACAGTAGCCAATGACATCAGTAAGAAGATACTATTGGTAAAGAAGCTGGCTTTTGCATTTGGAGACAGGAATAGCAGCACCATTACTTTACAGAACATCACCAAAGGCTCTATCTTAGTGGAATGGACAAACAACACTTTGCCCCTAGAGCCATGTCCaaaggagcagatcaaggccaTGAGCAAAAAAATCGCTGATGAATCTGGTAGTCCTAGCCCAGCCTTCTCAAATGCCTTAGACCCAGAGTTCAAGCCTATAAACATTTCTGTGGTTGGCTCAGGCAGTTGTAAGTCCTTTCAGTTTATTCCAGTGACTGGCGATGGAAGGATTATCTCTGAGGCAACACCaactttggcagcagggaaggaccCTGAAAAGAGCAGTGAGGATGATGTGTACTTACACACAGTCATCCCTGCAGTTGTGGTAGCTGCTATCCTGCTTATTGCTGGAATCATTGCTATGATTTGTTATCGCAAGAAGAGAAAAGGTAAGCTAACCATTGAAGACCAAGCTACCTTCATCAAGAAAGGAGTGCCAATCATCTTTGCTGACGAGCTGGATGACTCCAAGCCACCCCCTTCTTCCAGCATGCCCCTGATTCTTCAAGAGGAGAAAGCTCCGCTTCCTCCTCCAGAGTACCCTAACCAGAGTATGCCAGAGACCACACCACTGAATCAGGACACCATAGGAGAATATACACCACTGCGGGATGAAGACCCCAACGCTCCTCCCTATCAGCCCCCCCCGCCATTCACAGCACCCATGGAAGGTAAAGGCTCTCGCCCGAAGAACATGACCCCTTACAGGTCTCCACCTCCATATGTTCCCCCTTAA